In Quadrisphaera sp. RL12-1S, a single genomic region encodes these proteins:
- a CDS encoding NUDIX hydrolase — protein sequence MAPHAAAAAEPEQPEQPDRRESTPSAVPSAALHSRPPARSAPAHPPEHRDGQEPAGQPLPLVRAAGALCWHRAPDGGLRLLVVHRPRYRDWSWPKGKLEGAEPPPAAAVREVAEETGLDVRLGRALPSARYALGADATKEVSYWAAHVDGARHPLPPRPAEVDRTEWVTPEEADARLTRRGDRVQLRALLAADRAGSLDTWPLVVVRHGHAHPKTAWGRSDDERPLAAPGRRQAERLPELLTAWQPRRVVTSPWRRCTDTVEPYLHASGAKVKTRGRLTEDAHRRDPARTAKLVRKLLGKQRPVLLCTHRPVLSTVFGELAEHAADDIAALVPQHDPYLGPGEVLVAHVARSTGLVVAVERHAVPAG from the coding sequence GTGGCCCCCCACGCCGCCGCGGCTGCCGAACCCGAGCAGCCCGAGCAGCCCGACCGACGCGAGAGCACCCCGTCAGCGGTCCCGTCCGCCGCCCTGCACTCCCGCCCACCGGCCCGGTCCGCGCCGGCGCACCCGCCGGAGCACCGGGACGGCCAGGAGCCGGCGGGGCAGCCCCTGCCGCTCGTCAGGGCGGCCGGGGCGCTGTGCTGGCACCGGGCCCCCGACGGCGGGCTGCGCCTGCTCGTCGTGCACCGGCCGCGCTACCGCGACTGGTCCTGGCCGAAGGGCAAGCTGGAGGGCGCGGAGCCGCCCCCCGCCGCCGCGGTCCGCGAGGTGGCCGAGGAGACCGGGCTGGACGTGCGGCTCGGCCGAGCGCTGCCCAGCGCGCGCTACGCCCTGGGCGCGGACGCCACCAAGGAGGTCTCCTACTGGGCCGCCCACGTGGACGGCGCCCGCCACCCCCTGCCTCCGCGCCCCGCGGAGGTCGACCGCACCGAGTGGGTCACCCCGGAGGAGGCCGACGCCCGGCTGACCCGCCGCGGCGACCGCGTGCAGCTGCGCGCGCTGCTCGCCGCCGACCGCGCCGGCTCGCTCGACACCTGGCCGCTGGTGGTGGTGCGGCACGGCCACGCCCACCCCAAGACCGCGTGGGGCCGCAGCGACGACGAGCGCCCCCTGGCGGCGCCGGGCCGCCGCCAGGCCGAGCGCCTGCCGGAGCTGCTCACCGCCTGGCAGCCGCGGCGCGTGGTGACCAGCCCGTGGCGGCGCTGCACGGACACGGTGGAGCCCTACCTGCACGCCAGCGGCGCGAAGGTCAAGACCCGCGGCCGCCTCACGGAGGACGCCCACCGGCGGGACCCGGCGCGCACCGCCAAGCTGGTGCGCAAGCTGCTGGGCAAGCAGCGCCCCGTGCTGCTGTGCACGCACCGACCGGTGCTGTCGACGGTGTTCGGCGAGCTGGCCGAGCACGCCGCTGACGACATCGCGGCGCTGGTCCCCCAGCACGACCCGTACCTCGGCCCCGGTGAGGTGCTCGTCGCGCACGTGGCGCGCAGCACTGGGCTCGTGGTCGCGGTGGAGCGCCACGCCGTCCCGGCGGGCTGA
- a CDS encoding cell wall-binding repeat-containing protein has product MRAPRTVLATAGALALLAGAVGTASAANSTVDLGARPVFLVASGAGADAMTAGPVAAKASAPLLYTDPTAVPQATADYLSSYKPTAVALVGGTAVISEAVKTSLAGAYAVSRYGGANRQETAVLLAGLAASLPTPAGPAGATGAAGPVGANGTSGAPGATGPGVAAGGTTGQVLSKVNGTDYNTTWTTPVTTSALSLATFQATAVQSFAANTYALVSFASPASHTSGATVQVPANYSGGSGGTFDTVTAPADGFYQVSGAIRLDQTNSSAAGERYLALTVTGHGLSDQQVAEQSNTTAQASYNTTLSVSQTVWLYQGDYVRMRFYNNTSSTLSTTNQNYPRLSIAQLPLKQPIG; this is encoded by the coding sequence ATGCGAGCACCGCGAACGGTCCTGGCGACCGCTGGGGCCCTGGCGCTGCTGGCCGGCGCCGTCGGCACCGCCTCGGCTGCCAACAGCACCGTCGACCTGGGAGCCCGCCCGGTGTTCCTCGTCGCCTCCGGCGCCGGAGCAGACGCGATGACCGCCGGTCCGGTCGCCGCGAAGGCCTCCGCCCCGCTGCTGTACACCGACCCCACCGCAGTCCCCCAGGCCACCGCGGACTACCTCAGCTCGTACAAGCCCACCGCCGTCGCGCTTGTCGGAGGCACCGCCGTCATCAGCGAGGCGGTGAAGACGAGCCTGGCTGGCGCGTACGCGGTCAGCCGGTACGGCGGTGCGAACCGCCAGGAGACCGCGGTGCTGCTGGCGGGCCTGGCGGCGTCGCTGCCCACCCCCGCCGGACCCGCTGGAGCCACTGGTGCTGCGGGGCCCGTCGGTGCCAACGGCACCAGCGGAGCTCCCGGCGCGACCGGGCCGGGCGTGGCCGCCGGCGGCACCACCGGCCAGGTGCTCTCCAAGGTCAACGGCACCGACTACAACACCACCTGGACCACGCCGGTGACCACCTCGGCGCTGTCCCTGGCCACCTTCCAGGCCACCGCGGTGCAGAGCTTCGCCGCCAACACCTACGCCCTGGTCAGCTTCGCCAGCCCCGCCTCCCACACATCCGGAGCCACCGTCCAGGTGCCGGCGAACTACTCCGGCGGCTCCGGTGGCACCTTCGACACCGTCACTGCCCCCGCCGACGGCTTCTACCAGGTCAGCGGCGCCATCCGGCTGGACCAGACCAACTCCTCCGCCGCCGGGGAGCGCTACCTGGCCCTGACCGTCACCGGTCACGGCCTGAGCGACCAGCAGGTCGCCGAGCAGTCCAACACCACCGCCCAGGCCAGCTACAACACCACCCTGAGCGTCTCCCAGACGGTGTGGCTGTACCAGGGCGACTACGTGCGGATGAGGTTCTACAACAACACCTCCTCGACCCTGAGCACCACCAACCAGAACTACCCGCGCCTGAGCATCGCCCAGCTGCCCCTGAAGCAGCCGATCGGCTGA
- a CDS encoding cell wall-binding repeat-containing protein: MHDRYPPAPGARPLSSTPHTMRDPRRRGALAATLALAATAGILTCAAPAQATPVAAPPTLSFVAGTGSAVAPSAGPATSSALSYPQGVAVDGAGNVYIADTSNHRIEKVDTFGQLSIIAGTGTAGAPTAGPATSSALYTPSGVAVDSAGNVYIADTSNHRIEKVNTSGQLSIIAGTGTAGAPTAGAATSSTLSYPAGVAVDGAGNVYIADTNSYRIEKVNPSGQLSIIAGTGRQGAPTAGAATSSTLNQPYGVGVDGAGNVYIADTFNHRIEKVDTSGQLSVIAGAGTTGAATAGAATSSALSYPQGVAVDGAGNVYIADTGNNRIEKVTFPVGMLPTISTPTMSQAPVVGTAYTFGATGSAGGSTITWSISAGSLPAGLALNTATGAITGTPTTAGTSTFTLMATTTAGYDTLPATLTVNPAPAVVASLPQQQLTSSAPKSLSLGARTFALNATATGSTPSSTGSSTAGGKLNYTAATPQICTVDSSGIVTALKAGTCTVTVTAAATTTNGLTAKNLDITITAPEASVAALPTGPQRFAGSERVATSADIAAKVFPTPAAGTSRDVVIATAGSYADALAGSRLAGQVGGPLLLTNGNQLSEEAAAQVKRLVAAGGTVYLLGGDKALSDAVEKATGDLVSGDTVVRVGGDTRFETAAAIADATVKKAGDVGPIYLVTGKDFADGVSVGAYAQSTGGVVLLTDGEKMPAATAAYLKDHDPTGTRAVAIGGPAKTAATTAGLDGAASRAVVGADRYETSAKLAAAMKASASSSSSSSTSSVVASVGLAGGASWSDALSGSAAMAALGGPLLLTPTGSDSVPPSTATALSALRAQRVLAFGGTSAIPAAAYDRAGALLNS, encoded by the coding sequence ATGCATGATCGCTATCCACCAGCCCCGGGTGCGCGTCCGCTCAGCTCCACCCCCCACACCATGAGAGATCCACGTCGGCGGGGTGCTCTGGCGGCGACGCTGGCCCTGGCTGCCACCGCGGGGATCCTGACGTGTGCGGCTCCGGCGCAGGCGACCCCGGTGGCTGCACCGCCCACCTTGAGCTTCGTCGCCGGCACCGGCAGTGCCGTTGCTCCCAGCGCTGGACCAGCGACCTCCTCAGCGCTGAGCTACCCGCAGGGTGTGGCCGTGGATGGCGCCGGCAACGTCTACATCGCCGACACCAGCAACCACCGCATCGAGAAGGTCGACACCTTCGGTCAGCTCAGCATCATCGCCGGTACTGGCACCGCCGGTGCTCCCACCGCCGGGCCGGCGACCTCCTCAGCGCTGTACACCCCGTCCGGGGTGGCCGTGGACAGCGCTGGCAACGTCTACATCGCCGACACCAGCAACCACCGCATCGAGAAGGTCAACACCTCCGGTCAGCTCAGCATCATCGCCGGCACCGGCACCGCCGGTGCTCCCACCGCTGGAGCGGCGACCTCCTCAACACTGAGCTACCCGGCGGGCGTGGCCGTGGATGGCGCCGGCAACGTCTACATCGCCGACACCAACAGCTACCGCATCGAGAAGGTCAACCCCTCCGGTCAGCTCAGCATCATCGCCGGCACCGGCAGGCAGGGTGCTCCCACCGCTGGAGCGGCGACCTCCTCGACGCTGAACCAGCCGTACGGGGTGGGCGTGGATGGCGCCGGCAACGTCTACATCGCCGACACGTTCAACCACCGCATCGAGAAGGTCGACACCTCCGGTCAGCTCAGCGTCATCGCTGGCGCCGGCACCACGGGGGCCGCCACGGCTGGAGCGGCGACCTCGTCAGCGCTGAGCTACCCGCAGGGTGTGGCCGTGGATGGCGCCGGCAACGTCTACATCGCCGACACCGGGAACAACCGCATCGAGAAGGTGACGTTCCCCGTTGGGATGCTGCCGACGATCTCCACCCCGACGATGTCGCAGGCGCCGGTGGTGGGCACCGCGTACACCTTCGGTGCCACCGGGTCCGCGGGAGGCTCGACGATCACCTGGAGCATCTCCGCCGGGTCTCTGCCGGCGGGTCTGGCGCTGAACACGGCCACTGGCGCGATCACGGGAACGCCGACCACGGCGGGCACGTCGACGTTCACGTTGATGGCGACCACCACCGCGGGGTACGACACCCTCCCGGCGACGCTGACGGTGAACCCGGCCCCCGCGGTGGTGGCGTCCCTGCCGCAGCAGCAGCTGACCAGCTCCGCCCCGAAGTCCCTGAGCCTGGGCGCGCGGACCTTCGCGCTGAACGCCACCGCCACCGGGTCGACGCCGAGCTCCACCGGCTCGAGCACGGCGGGCGGGAAGCTGAACTACACCGCGGCCACCCCGCAGATCTGCACCGTCGACAGCAGCGGCATCGTCACCGCCCTGAAGGCCGGCACCTGCACGGTCACGGTGACCGCCGCAGCCACCACCACCAACGGCTTGACCGCCAAGAACCTCGACATCACCATCACCGCCCCGGAGGCCTCCGTGGCGGCGCTGCCGACCGGGCCGCAGCGCTTCGCCGGCTCCGAGCGGGTCGCGACGTCGGCGGACATCGCCGCCAAGGTCTTCCCCACCCCCGCGGCCGGCACCAGCCGTGACGTGGTCATCGCCACCGCCGGGTCCTACGCCGACGCCCTGGCCGGGTCCCGCCTGGCAGGCCAGGTCGGAGGACCCCTGCTGCTGACCAACGGCAACCAGCTCTCTGAGGAGGCAGCCGCTCAGGTCAAGCGCCTGGTGGCCGCTGGGGGCACGGTGTACCTCCTCGGCGGGGACAAGGCCCTGTCCGACGCGGTGGAGAAGGCCACCGGTGACCTGGTCAGCGGTGACACCGTGGTCCGCGTGGGTGGGGACACCCGCTTCGAGACCGCTGCGGCCATCGCTGATGCCACGGTGAAGAAGGCCGGTGACGTCGGCCCGATCTACCTGGTGACCGGCAAGGACTTCGCCGACGGGGTCTCCGTGGGCGCCTACGCCCAGTCCACCGGTGGTGTGGTGCTGCTCACCGACGGCGAGAAGATGCCGGCGGCGACGGCGGCGTACCTGAAGGACCACGACCCCACCGGCACCCGCGCCGTCGCCATCGGCGGCCCGGCCAAGACCGCCGCCACCACCGCCGGGCTGGACGGTGCGGCCAGCCGCGCCGTCGTCGGGGCGGACCGGTACGAGACCTCCGCCAAGCTCGCTGCGGCGATGAAGGCCAGCGCCTCGTCGTCGTCCTCGAGCTCGACCTCCTCGGTGGTGGCCTCGGTCGGGCTGGCCGGTGGGGCGTCCTGGTCCGACGCCCTGTCAGGCTCGGCGGCGATGGCCGCGCTCGGGGGGCCGCTGCTGCTGACCCCCACCGGCAGCGACAGCGTGCCCCCTTCCACCGCGACCGCGCTCAGCGCGCTGAGAGCTCAGCGGGTGCTCGCCTTCGGTGGCACCTCCGCCATCCCAGCAGCGGCCTACGACCGCGCCGGAGCGCTCCTGAACAGCTGA
- a CDS encoding recombinase family protein, which translates to MYVDRKTGQNTDRPGLQAVLACARDGDVIVVHTPHRRARRPCPRGGHRRGPLRRSVQRGRPRQAGSRGAPA; encoded by the coding sequence ATCTACGTCGACCGAAAGACCGGCCAGAACACCGATCGCCCCGGACTGCAGGCCGTCCTGGCATGCGCCCGCGACGGCGATGTGATCGTCGTGCACACCCCGCACCGCCGAGCGCGACGCCCATGCCCGCGCGGTGGCCACCGCCGAGGGCCGCTACGTCGGTCGGTCCAGCGGGGTCGACCCCGACAGGCTGGCTCACGCGGTGCACCTGCGTGA
- the kdpF gene encoding K(+)-transporting ATPase subunit F → MSAVSVVLLLLVLALAGYLLTALLDPERF, encoded by the coding sequence GTGAGCGCCGTCAGCGTGGTCCTGCTGCTCCTCGTGCTCGCCCTGGCCGGCTACCTGCTGACGGCCCTGCTGGACCCGGAGCGCTTCTGA
- the kdpA gene encoding potassium-transporting ATPase subunit KdpA, whose product MLPTTGLSDSAAGFLTVAALVAALALVHAPLGDFMARVYTSERHLRVERVLYRAAGIDPEAEQRWPVYARAVLGFSFVSVLFLYAFQRLQHWLPLSLGFPGVPAPTAWNTAISFVTNTNWQSYSGESTMGHLVQAAGLAVQNFTSAAVGMAVAVALVRGFTRHRTERIGSFWVDLVRTCVRILLPLALVAAVVMLLGGVVQNLSGPTAYTTVAGGTQTITGGPIASQEAIKELGTNGGGFFNANSAHPFEGPTAWVSLFQVFLLLVIPFSLPRTFGRLVGDKRHGLAVLGVMGVLWLGSVTLAVWAEVTGAGAVPQAAGAAMEGKEVRFGEVLTGLFGASTTATSTGAVNGAHDSLTAAGGGVAMLNMMLGEVSPGGTGSGLYGLLVLAVIAVFLAGLMVGRTPELLGKKIGRHEVALVALYVLATPTLLLVGAALTVGVPSLLGASVQQSGAHGLSEVLYAYASAANNNGSAFAGFGAATDYQNVALALAMVFGRFVPMLLVIALAGRLAAQAPVPVTAGTLPTHTPLFASLVTVVVIVVAGLTYFPALALAPIAEALS is encoded by the coding sequence ATGCTCCCGACCACTGGCCTGTCCGACTCCGCGGCCGGCTTCCTCACCGTCGCGGCCCTCGTGGCCGCCCTCGCGCTCGTCCACGCCCCCCTGGGCGACTTCATGGCCCGCGTCTACACCTCCGAGCGCCACCTGCGCGTGGAGCGCGTGCTCTACCGCGCCGCCGGCATCGACCCCGAGGCGGAGCAGCGCTGGCCGGTCTACGCCCGCGCCGTCCTCGGCTTCTCGTTCGTGTCCGTGCTCTTCCTGTACGCCTTCCAGCGGCTGCAGCACTGGCTGCCGCTGTCCCTCGGCTTCCCGGGCGTCCCGGCGCCGACCGCCTGGAACACGGCCATCAGCTTCGTGACCAACACGAACTGGCAGTCGTACTCCGGTGAGTCGACCATGGGCCACCTCGTGCAGGCCGCGGGCCTGGCGGTGCAGAACTTCACGTCGGCGGCCGTCGGCATGGCCGTGGCCGTGGCGCTGGTGCGCGGGTTCACCCGCCACCGCACCGAGCGCATCGGCAGCTTCTGGGTGGACCTGGTCCGGACCTGCGTGCGGATCCTGCTGCCGCTGGCGCTCGTCGCCGCCGTCGTCATGCTCCTCGGCGGGGTGGTCCAGAACCTCAGCGGCCCGACGGCGTACACCACCGTCGCCGGCGGCACCCAGACCATCACCGGCGGGCCGATCGCCTCGCAGGAGGCCATCAAGGAGCTGGGCACCAACGGCGGCGGCTTCTTCAACGCCAACTCCGCCCACCCCTTCGAGGGGCCGACGGCGTGGGTCAGCCTGTTCCAGGTCTTCCTCCTGCTGGTGATCCCGTTCTCGCTGCCCCGGACCTTCGGCCGGCTGGTCGGCGACAAGCGCCACGGCCTCGCCGTCCTCGGGGTCATGGGCGTCCTGTGGCTCGGGTCGGTGACCCTGGCGGTCTGGGCCGAGGTCACCGGCGCGGGCGCCGTGCCGCAGGCGGCCGGGGCCGCGATGGAGGGCAAGGAGGTCCGCTTCGGCGAGGTCCTCACCGGCCTGTTCGGCGCGTCCACCACGGCCACGTCCACCGGCGCCGTCAACGGCGCGCACGACTCCCTCACGGCGGCCGGCGGTGGCGTCGCGATGCTCAACATGATGCTGGGCGAGGTGTCCCCCGGTGGCACCGGCTCGGGCCTGTACGGCCTGCTCGTGCTCGCGGTCATCGCCGTCTTCCTCGCCGGCCTCATGGTGGGCCGCACGCCCGAGCTGCTCGGCAAGAAGATCGGCCGCCACGAGGTGGCGCTGGTCGCCCTGTACGTGCTGGCCACCCCGACCCTGCTGCTCGTGGGCGCCGCGCTCACCGTGGGGGTCCCCTCCCTGCTGGGCGCCTCCGTCCAGCAGAGCGGAGCCCACGGCCTGTCCGAGGTGCTCTACGCGTACGCCTCCGCCGCCAACAACAACGGCTCGGCGTTCGCCGGGTTCGGCGCCGCCACCGACTACCAGAACGTCGCGCTGGCGCTGGCCATGGTGTTCGGCAGGTTCGTGCCGATGCTCCTGGTCATCGCCCTGGCGGGCCGCCTCGCCGCGCAGGCGCCGGTCCCGGTCACCGCGGGCACGCTGCCCACCCACACCCCCCTCTTCGCGAGCCTGGTCACCGTCGTCGTCATCGTCGTCGCCGGTCTGACCTACTTCCCCGCGCTCGCCCTCGCTCCGATCGCTGAGGCCCTCTCATGA
- the kdpB gene encoding potassium-transporting ATPase subunit KdpB — MSTPVLDRTSQQHPHDDDGGARPAAGAFDARSLVSSLPAALRKLDPRHQLKSPVMFVVWVGSAVSTVYGVWQPSLFTWLVVVWLWATVVFAGLAEAVAEGRGKAQAETLRRTRSETTARRLLDRATGEEEAVPATALRRGDLVVVEAGVEGGVIPGDGDVVEGVASVDESAITGESAPVIREAGGDRCAVTGGTRVLSDRVVVKITAEPGSTFIDRMIALVEGSARQKTPNEIALDLLLASLTLVFLLAVVTLQPLAVYSGQAQSVPVLVALLVCLIPTTIGALLSAIGIAGMDRLVQRNVLAMSGRAVEAAGDVGVLLLDKTGTITFGNRRATALVHLAGVQPGALADAARLSSLADETPEGRSVVDLVDASRDGSEDAPDGAEFVEFTAQTRMSGVDLPLERGAVRSLRKGAGSAVTAWVREQGGEVPSALQDVVDGISQSGGTPLVVAEKVTGSPARVLGVIHLKDVVKPGMAARFAQLREMGIRTVMVTGDNRLTARAIAEEAGVDDVLAEATPEDKLALIKREQAGGRLVAMTGDGTNDAPALAQADVGVAMNTGTSAAKEAGNMVDLDSDPTKLIEVVAIGKQLLITRGALTTFSIANDVAKYFAIIPAMFAGIYPALDRLNVMGLSSPQSAILSAVVFNALVIVALIPLALRGVRYRPSSASALLRRNVLVYGLGGVVVPFLGIKAIDLLVSLIPGF, encoded by the coding sequence ATGAGCACCCCCGTCCTGGACCGCACCTCCCAGCAGCACCCGCACGACGACGACGGGGGCGCCCGCCCGGCCGCCGGCGCCTTCGACGCCCGGTCCCTGGTCTCCTCCCTGCCGGCGGCGCTGCGCAAGCTCGACCCGCGCCACCAGCTGAAGAGCCCCGTGATGTTCGTCGTGTGGGTGGGCTCGGCCGTCAGCACGGTGTACGGGGTGTGGCAGCCCAGCCTGTTCACGTGGCTGGTGGTGGTCTGGCTGTGGGCCACCGTGGTCTTCGCCGGCCTGGCCGAGGCCGTGGCCGAGGGCCGCGGCAAGGCCCAGGCCGAGACGCTGCGCCGCACCCGCAGCGAGACGACCGCCCGCCGCCTGCTCGACCGGGCGACGGGCGAGGAGGAGGCGGTCCCGGCGACCGCCCTGCGCCGCGGCGACCTCGTGGTCGTCGAGGCCGGTGTCGAGGGCGGGGTCATCCCCGGTGACGGCGACGTCGTCGAGGGCGTCGCGTCGGTGGACGAGTCCGCCATCACCGGCGAGTCGGCCCCCGTGATCCGCGAGGCCGGGGGCGACCGCTGCGCGGTCACCGGCGGCACCCGGGTGCTGTCGGACCGGGTGGTCGTGAAGATCACCGCCGAGCCGGGCAGCACCTTCATCGACAGGATGATCGCGCTGGTGGAGGGCTCCGCCCGCCAGAAGACGCCCAACGAGATCGCCCTCGACCTGCTCCTGGCGTCGCTGACGCTGGTGTTCCTGCTGGCCGTGGTGACGCTGCAGCCGCTGGCGGTCTACTCCGGGCAGGCGCAGAGCGTCCCCGTGCTCGTGGCGCTGCTCGTGTGCCTCATCCCCACCACCATCGGCGCGCTGCTGTCCGCCATCGGCATCGCCGGCATGGACCGGCTCGTGCAGCGCAACGTCCTCGCGATGTCGGGGCGCGCCGTGGAGGCCGCCGGTGACGTGGGCGTGCTGCTGCTCGACAAGACCGGCACCATCACGTTCGGCAACCGCCGCGCCACCGCCCTGGTGCACCTGGCCGGCGTGCAGCCCGGGGCGCTGGCGGACGCCGCCCGCCTGTCGAGCCTGGCCGACGAGACGCCCGAGGGCCGCTCGGTGGTGGACCTCGTCGACGCCTCCCGCGACGGCTCCGAGGACGCGCCGGACGGCGCGGAGTTCGTGGAGTTCACCGCCCAGACCCGCATGAGCGGCGTGGACCTGCCCCTGGAGCGGGGGGCGGTCCGCTCGCTGCGCAAGGGCGCCGGGAGCGCCGTCACGGCGTGGGTGCGCGAGCAGGGCGGTGAGGTGCCCTCGGCCCTGCAGGACGTGGTCGACGGGATCTCGCAGTCGGGCGGCACGCCGCTCGTCGTCGCCGAGAAGGTGACCGGCAGCCCCGCGCGGGTGCTGGGCGTCATCCACCTCAAGGACGTGGTCAAGCCCGGCATGGCGGCGCGGTTCGCGCAGCTGCGCGAGATGGGCATCCGCACCGTGATGGTCACCGGTGACAACCGGCTCACCGCCCGCGCCATCGCCGAGGAGGCCGGTGTCGACGACGTGCTCGCCGAGGCCACCCCCGAGGACAAGCTGGCGCTCATCAAGCGCGAGCAGGCCGGCGGCCGGCTCGTGGCGATGACCGGGGACGGCACCAACGACGCCCCCGCGCTGGCGCAGGCCGACGTGGGCGTGGCGATGAACACGGGCACGTCGGCCGCGAAGGAGGCCGGCAACATGGTCGACCTCGACTCCGACCCCACCAAGCTCATCGAGGTGGTGGCGATCGGCAAGCAGCTGCTCATCACCCGCGGGGCGCTGACGACGTTCTCCATCGCCAACGACGTGGCGAAGTACTTCGCGATCATCCCGGCGATGTTCGCCGGCATCTACCCCGCGCTGGACCGCCTCAACGTCATGGGCCTGTCGAGCCCGCAGTCGGCGATCCTCTCGGCCGTCGTCTTCAACGCGCTGGTCATCGTGGCGCTCATCCCGCTGGCGCTGCGCGGCGTGCGCTACCGCCCCTCCAGCGCGAGCGCGCTGCTGCGGCGCAACGTCCTGGTGTACGGGCTCGGCGGTGTGGTGGTGCCGTTCCTCGGCATCAAGGCCATCGACCTGCTCGTCTCGCTGATCCCCGGCTTCTGA
- the kdpC gene encoding potassium-transporting ATPase subunit KdpC: MSRVLDLSRQSVAGLRLLLALTVLLGLVYPAVLLGVGRLVPGRADGSMIAVDGRPSGSSLIGQQFGSDQDPSSQLPWFQPRPSAAGDGYDPQSSGASNLGPNNPDLVKTVEERRAAVAAREGVDPAAVPADAVTASASGLDPDVSPAYAQLQVARVARERGLPVSQVEQLVRESTHGRDLGFIGEPTVDVVTLNAALARVGGPQG; this comes from the coding sequence GTGTCCCGCGTGCTCGACCTGTCCCGCCAGTCCGTCGCCGGCCTGCGCCTGCTGCTGGCCCTCACCGTGCTCCTCGGCCTGGTCTACCCGGCCGTCCTCCTGGGCGTCGGCCGGCTCGTCCCCGGCCGCGCCGACGGCTCGATGATCGCGGTCGACGGGCGCCCCAGCGGCTCCTCGCTCATCGGCCAGCAGTTCGGCTCGGACCAGGACCCGTCCTCGCAGCTGCCGTGGTTCCAGCCCCGGCCCTCGGCGGCCGGTGACGGGTACGACCCGCAGTCCTCCGGGGCCTCCAACCTCGGGCCGAACAACCCCGACCTCGTCAAGACCGTCGAGGAGCGCCGCGCCGCCGTCGCCGCCCGCGAGGGCGTCGACCCCGCCGCGGTCCCGGCGGACGCCGTCACCGCCTCGGCGTCCGGGCTGGACCCGGACGTCTCCCCCGCCTACGCCCAGCTCCAGGTGGCCCGCGTGGCCCGCGAGCGCGGCCTGCCCGTGTCCCAGGTGGAGCAGCTGGTGCGCGAGAGCACCCACGGGCGCGACCTCGGCTTCATCGGGGAGCCCACCGTCGACGTCGTCACCCTCAACGCCGCCCTCGCCCGGGTCGGCGGCCCCCAGGGGTGA